Within Vicia villosa cultivar HV-30 ecotype Madison, WI linkage group LG1, Vvil1.0, whole genome shotgun sequence, the genomic segment gaatttgtctatgcttgtttgacttgccagaagtcgaagatcgagcatcagaaaccgcatggagctatgcaaccgttatttattccggaatggaagtgggatagtatatctatggattttgtttcaggtttgccgagaacggggaagaattgtgaagctatttgggttattgtggacaggttgacaaagtctgctcactttataccaatgagaatggattacccaatggagaagctggctcaattgtatattgaaaagatagtgagtttacatggtattccttcgagtatcgtgtcggatagagatccaaggtttacatccagattctgggaagttttgcagagggctttgggtactaagctgagattgtgttctgcttatcatccgcagacggggacagacggaaagaactattcaatcactagaagatttgttgcgtgcttgtgtgttggaaagaggtggtgtttgggatagttatctacccttgatcgaatttacttacaataatagttttcactcgagcattggtatggctccgtttgaagctttgtatggtcggaggtatagaacgcctttatgttggtatgaatctggcgaaagtgccgtgattgggccgaaaattgttcaggagacaacagaaaggatcaagatgattcagaagaaaatgaagacttctcagagtcgtcagaagagttatcatgataaaagaaggaggacacttgaatttcaagcaggagatcatgtgttcttgagggtgaccccTACAACtagtgttggtagagcactgaaatcaaggaagttgactccgcgattcattggtccgttccagattacggagagggtgggagaagtggtgtatcgtattgcgttgccaccgacgcttgcgaatctgcatgatgtattccatgtatcgcagttgaggaaatacattgctgatccatctcatgtgatccaagtcgatgatgtacaggtaaaggacaaTGTGACAGTTGAAaccttgcctatgaggattgaagaccgaaggctgaaacaattgcgtggcaaggagatagcactggtcaaagtagcttggggaggaccagcaggtgggaatgtgacttgggaattggaaagtcagatgaaggattcctatccagagttatttgcctaaggtatgttttcgaggacgaaaactatttagtgggggagagttgtaacactccatttattttcataatttaatttaatttaattaattgaattatgaggaattaagcaattgggcttgagttgtggttagtaaggaggggggtgcattggtaggccctattactaattaaaataattttattttattcttaataaaatagaaggagtggtggaatagagaaggttacagtattgggaaaagaagtctgaacgtgaaaagagaagaggaacggagaagtgcgaccgaggaagaacgaagaatcaaccttcaggtaaggggggactcttccgtttatcttctattatgggattatagatagtatgatagaattgatcgtgttatccgtaccaattgggttgtgcttaggttgtagaaatgttaggttttgggaggatttacaCGTAATGATTATGCTGATTCGTGTAATGGTGTTATTTGGATGGTTTAAATGTATtataatgtgttataatatgtgtttgttgcaCTATATGCGAAATCTGATTGGAATGGgttgaattggtaatgatttggtgaaggaagggtaaaatcgcaggctgttttctgctattcggagcgctggaattcgccagttcgcgccgcgtccaggagttggcgccgcgaactgcttggcagagggccaggaagttttgttgtgttaaGTAAGCGCCGCGAACATATGACCgcaccgcgaaggcgtagttcctattcgttccgcgccgcgaaccgtgtgtggcgccgcatgctgttagttgttgcgactgtccattttgaaaagttttaaagaggtgtaacttttaaaccgtaaaccggattttggtgccgtttcgagtacagtgaagctaatcagataatttatataatcaaatggtgttttgagttgtggctcgaactattttttttaaaacaccgagcttatttgtttgtggtaggatatgtttataggtacactaatgaatgtttaccTATataatgttgtggttgtaactggtgtttattgtacatgtattgttggtataaaatatgtgtcttattgatgattatgacattaatcgatgtatgtgggtgatgagcatgttatggttgatgcatgcattcataatcattatgtggctggtccttgacgatggtggatcagtggtagctaattcccattgtgaggaattagtgagtgggtgttaccgtatccttgacgatggtggatcggtgagttgggttatatcCCAcatttttggtaccacatgcatgtagttgcattgcattaggttgttttgctattataacatgaatggaagattgtccaatgttataatatgtgttaatttggttgtttgctttcTGAttctatggtttgaatctgatcataactgtaattgggtgaatggcatgtgaaatgatattttattatttatatcttataacattatttaaatgtgaatgagactcacccttactgttgttatttttcagattgaggagtagctcttgtacttggtgaggattagctcgtcaagtagttgttagagtcagttgggtccgtgtcatgctctggtcgtgtaacactgggggcgtcgtttagaattatttgttgaactttttattttggatggatttgtatgttgacgctttaagtctgtgacttggctgtttgttattcagatgttaaagataattccgctgtgttaacatgatgaatctgaataaatttggttgacgttctcctttatggcatgacatgagtattattgttggattatatggaagttgtaatgcccttttcatgtttactctgattattgtttattatttatgtggggtattagaagggtgttacaaaggcCATCCTCACTAGATGTCTGAGTTCCTGACAAAGCGAACACTTTACCACCTACAGTTGTcttctttggcttctgacacTGGCTATCAAAATGCCCCTCCGCACCACAGTTAAAGCAAACAACATCCTTATGCTTACAATCAGATGACATGTGTCCTGTCTTACCACAACGATAACACCTCTTCACATCAGTAGTACAAGCATTGCTCTTATGACCAGGTCGACCACATTTGAAGCATATAATCCTAGCAGGCGCATCTCTCCCACTAGTCTTATGACCATGAGTGACTCTTTGCTTCCCTTTACCAGCATCATACGGTTTCTCGCGGTTTTGTTGATTCTTGCCCCTCTTCTCATTAATaacacgataatgagcattgttgtcctcCTCATAAATCCGACAACTATCCACCAAATCAACAAAAATACGGATCTTCTGGTAACTAACTGCTTTCTTGATTTCTGGACgtaacccattctcaaacttgatacacttggaaaactcaccattcacACCATTatagtattggtaaaacttagccagctcaccaaacttagcagcatactccacaacagacttgttcccttgtttcagctcaaggaattcaatctccttcttaccacggacatcctcaggaaagtatttccttaagaactccatgcgaaacgCAATCCAAGTGATCTCCTCACCATGAGCCTCCAAcctcctacgggtctctagccaccaatcatccgctTCTTTAGCCAGCATATGAGTGCCATATCTAACCTTATATgcaggagtgcaatccataacacggaagattcgctcaatctccttcaaccaatcaagagcaccatcggGATCATACGTACCCTTGAACACTggcggattctccctctggaaagttgCCAAACTACGAGATCCAACATTCTCGTCAGCATTAGGTTGGTTCTGCATAGCCTGAGCcatcgcttccaaagcagcagctatcgcagcgtcattcctcccagccatagcgtcactacaacacaaaaacaatcagcacaaacaacaatacatgattgttagactacactacgactCTACACTTGACGAACaagaccaaccaggctctgataccactaatgtaacaccccaattctacccgtgGAATTTActtaaaatcagagtataaaaattcacaaaaataaacaattgaggtatcacatattcattctcaatgacaaatcacctcgtcgcataaagcggatacatagcattcataGAAGTATGGAAGAACCGACAACATCGAATGATAGTCTTtaacataaaacaacttccatagaagtgcaacggaaactcaacaattagttcaaaGATTTCATAAcatcttaattcaacaattaacacaattaaagtgACAATCTCAATTAAACAACTCAAGTATTTGCCAAAACATAATAAATCAGTAGCAAGTAAATTAACGcgttcgtccccccgagtgctacgtatcagagcaacaacgactcaagaccaactcggctaacctcctctcaatgcgaatcacctgcacgttaccaatataaaggcaacggcgaaacaaagaaagggtgagatatcaattcatataatcgagcgcatgataaattatatattggAAATTAGACATATGCGGTTAATCACATTCACAAGAattgatatcatcatactattcacaAAGTCATTAATTCACTATTCACATACTTCCGTCATAAAACAAGTCATAAAGTTACAATcacaatatattcacaaaatGTCACAAGGTATAACTCActtaagacacatgggacatgactcatgtatatgcatgtggtaccaatcggagcttcaacccccgtcaccaattgccatttggcccgtcatgtttgccatagttttcaggccgtcatgtttgccatagttttcaggccgtcatgtttgccatagttttcaggccgtcatgtttgccatagttttcaggccgtcacagagtatatacaaatgtatgtgactcgatgaaccgaacatcacacaacatcatcatcatttacttcacaaaataatCATCACAAGGCACACGCCCATATCACAATTATCATTATTAACTCAAGTAATAACACTCACACATTTTACGACAACATCACGTAAACGACGGAACAATTCCGGCAACTCATCAAATCAACAAACAATATCATTAGCAAAAGAAttacaaagatattcacaacaatcacattCACGGTCAAATCCGCAAGGTACCGTAATTTATcgctaaaccgaatagttaatcaaAGTTCTATTTATTCTAATAAATaggcttattaaaaattaattcaactattaatttaatcaaccgattaatattacaatttcgacaaaagaacaccaccatgttaatgtactaattaagcttagctaccacgtcaattttcgtcaaattccggacaactaaatataccgcttaattcgataAAACGGGACTGTTTTACATTTGTTCTATGTTTCCAATTATATTCATTTCATAATTGTATTTCctttatattatataccattattATAAACATTATATATGTGTGTTCCTAAGGTAATATTATGAAATCATGACACATAACAGTATGCATATGCAACAGCAAGACAACAAGGAAATACCACATAGTGTATTTTAGCATAAAAATGAAAACATCATGGATTAAGTGCCAAAATGAACATGAATTaaggaataaaataaaagtatagCAGTAGCATGAAACGAGAATATCATAGCATAAGCGAGTTACCACACACATACATACGCCGCCGGTCATTCAATTTCTCTAAGGCACAGAGTCGTGTTATTAAACCAACACAATTGCTTTTATTAACAGTTTATTCATTACCCGAATTTCCAACGGAAATTTCAAATAGCAAACTAACATATTCAACACAGGAATTCAATAATCTAAAATCCCTAATCCCAAAATATAATTATTCATAAGCTCTATTATAggaaaagaaccccacccttaccttggattgagtgcagctctaatgGATTCTTGGAGAAATTTGGAGAAAATAGCTCTTGAATGGAATCCCTCTTTGGCCTCCTTCTtccctctaaaaccctagttttctttctttctcccaaATGactcctctctatttttttttttcttctggtttttgACACTTAACAAAACctattttccatttaatttcaTATTTGGGCTTAACATACTAACACCACATCTCTATtcctcaattaaaataaaataggcccAATATTCTCCTtaacttaaaataaataagtcaaattactacttctaataatattccactattattccataaaaaaaataatatttgattagTTAATATATCGGGTTAATACCCAATAACTCATATTTACGGTCTAATCTCaaatactcagaaaattcccaaaacgctacatattagcttattaatatttctaatactaaaaatattaaaatttgtgattaaatgtcgatccgctatcccgaactactaccgactaaatcgcttaaaacgcaaaaattcaataaacatcacaaacgtctaaattaagcgaatagataaatttccgggcgttacaataattgtatgcggttgatttaagacttatggaagtttgtcgtgtagtcgctatgattttatcaaactTCTGATAAACTTCcgttaactttaaatccgagaacatccttcactcaccatcgatatttcttactaacattttgatgatatacttgacaagtttcaagatggtcatctttaacatctaataattaactttaatttccacactttattatatttttcttgctttatgctttattttatcattcatcatgtttatgcttccgttactTTCTTTTTGTTCATTTGGACCATACTCTTTTTTTTGTGCTAAAAAAGTAATAATCtacttaaaatctaaaaaaacataaGGCTCCTACGGACTATTgattactatcccgagcattttggagacatagacttgttggacttagtacctctggaccatGTGATTCTGCTATTATTCTATATGTtattctgtctggcattggattgttgtctgtttgtgtgtgcaggtatttcctcgaaagccCGTGGTGGTTAATTCAAAGGCGtcgtgataaggattttacccgaaaacagccgttactctgtccaatttttattaaaattttaatgtgcttaatgtaaAGTGGTAATGCTTTGGTTAAGTGTTGGTAGTCCCTTCATCTCTTGGCcctttcttagattttcaaaatcttctccattttttaaaaatcttcttatgtttggaATCTCTTTTAaacccttttctttaaaaatatcttttgcccttagtggtctttctttcaaagtttagacaccatTAATTGTCGTAGTGAGTTGTGATACCCCatgattttgagattgattgatatgatggagtCTTTTCCAcctgagagagctagtggcatactcgttgattttcatctGAGTTGgatcccttctttcatttgtgatgcaaagaatccatttgttctcatgatcaagatcaatggctgggtattctctccgacgacgataaagtgtttattcatttttaaaaaccTTTCCCTTTTAAGttgaactacattagctctgacttctccattgcaccgaggaggtatgtaggcacaaggcttaatgtcttgccgaactTGATTTAAACAAACCTTTCTTTTACACACACATGACACATATTTTCAtaaaggttcatgtggagtaccacagatatggggggtgcttaaaaccttccccttgtatattcaacacccgtacctaagatctctttttgttttaaaaataaactttgggttttcttcattcttttctcatttcctttggaaacaataaagtgtggtggcgactttcactgaaataatgagtcaagtcaactAATGGCTTcgttctcagattttccccgctacagcgaCGAGACTCGATCTTCCGATTAAAGTCAGAACTCATGGCCTGAAGAGAACTCGTAGCCgacaaaatttatgaaagaaTGCCGTCGGAATGGGCctgatatgataaaaattgagaaaGATATGTATTTTTTAATCTTGTCGTACAGTGCCGGAAACTTCATTTCGGCCATTAATTCTCAATGCTATTGCATTATTCTGGAATTTCTGGTGCAAAATTGGCCTTCGGTCTCAACATACGAAATATCGGGGACATCGAGACataatttttgttaaaatttcAGCCGGAGACAATAAACAgcacaaaagttatgaattttttatggtCCAGGAGACAGCGGTTCAACACACTTTTTCACTGTATATTTTAAGGTAAATTGAAAATCCGGACATCTTCTTTAAAAGAAACAATTCCTGACCCGAACACCTGAAATGTAGTAGACCTCAAGACGGTTCTTTTGGTATAAAGATCGCTTCAAAATGATATTCTCgtcaaaagttatgatttttcgaGTATCCGAAAGACAGTTGAACAGTAAATCCGAGTTTTAGGAACAAATAATTTCCaccactttccttgatgaattggccTCCGGGTCGAACACGAAAGATATAGAGAATACTGAAACGGTCCCAACTACACGGGAATCAAGCCAAGACAACCTTCCAGCAGGAAGTTACAACTTTTGCACCCGTATCATAAAAACAAACTTTTGATCTGAATTGTCTCAAAATAGTGGAAACTCTTGATTTGTTCTGTGATTCAAAGCACGCTGAAGTACGAGGACACTTGCTATGAAAGGGTTTGGAATGGTCCTTGATAAGAGAGGTTGAGAAAAAAGTGCTGACCGTATCTAAACTTCAGGAAACCTGAATTCTCACTTCACTGTATTGATTGACAGAACAATTATTTCTGCTATAGCTTTTGCAAAATAGAACCTTGATCTCGTGATCATAGAGCTAGTGACATATATGTATGCATGATTTAATAGAGGGACGCACATGAATGCAAAGTCTAAGCTAATTAAAACAGGAGGACAAATTTTAAAGTGCATCAAATGAAAACTTCAAAATATGTGAAACTGCAGAGTTTTCTTGGCAATCATACAAaatgataaatttatttatttcatgatcTCTTGATGGAGAAAGCAAAAGCATGACAGAATACAAGAGATATTTCACATCTAAAATACTACCACAATTTCTTAAACTGATGGTAATAATTAACTTTCAAGTTAATacataaacataattttaatatttgagaACTATCAAGATATTTAAAATAATGAGTCAGAAACTCATCACGTACATATTTTTTTcggttattatttatttatacattCATGATAATGATATGGCTTCAATATCTGAATTGAAACAAGTGATGATGATATGAAAGTCTCACACTTAGTATGGCCTTTCATCAACATAGTTGCCTGGTGGATCATAGTTGCATGTAATGAAAGTTCCTCCATTGTCACAACTCACTTTGGCACATCCGAGACGAACTGAGTTTCTCCAAACAACTTGAGTATAATGGAGGCATTCGCCACCAACACATGAGTTACTATTATAATCATAGTTAGGTTTTTCATCCACCCACAATTTCACTGCATCGGTTCCACTCAAGTCACCGGTGCTCATCGCGATATTCTCCCCATAACGGCCACCACCACCGGAGTGAATCAGTTGACAATCCTTACGTTGATTAGCATAACTTTGAGCAAAAGCAGTGACAGTGTCGTCCCAAACTATATCGGACACACCAACCTCAGATCGTACTGCGTTGTGCGCGTTCACGTAATCGGTTGGTGAGTCCTGTGCATGTGCAACGTGAACTATAACAAAGGACAAAGCTAAAATATACAATGGAGAAAATGAACACATTTTTGTTATACAATTTGTTTCAGAAGTATAAAATGGTTTTTGATGAAAAATTATGAGGTTCTAATGATGTATTTATAGTAAAGTTTTACACAAATTTTGTTAGGGAGTGGAAAGGTTATTTTTCTTGTAGAAAAATAAGGTTAttaaaagccaaaaaaaaaaaattaattacgtAAGAAACAAGTTACACCAATTATAGTAAAATAATTAGAGAGGAGTGGCTATGGATAATCAAGTAATGAGAAGATGGAAAtattatccaaattaaattatcATCAATTATTTATCCAACAAAACGTAATTTTGTTAATGTCATTAATATATTTCATTAAGTTTTTCAGGTGAATTTATGGAATTCTAGGAACGGTTGCAATAGAACAATAAAGTTTAGTCTAACATAGTCTACTTGACTTCTCAATATAATTTGTCAACTCCAAAGAGATTatcataactttttttttaataagcaaagaAGCACGGAATGAGTACCGGTGAAAGAAGATTATGTTCCAATTGAGCGTTAAGATAGGTAGAATATGGGATCCCTACTAAattcgtaaaaattacaattggtgTGTATAATATTCCCAACAAAAGACAACCTCCAAACTATAACTTAAAtcgtttttcaatttaaaaaacgTGAAGGAAGATAAATAATAATTGATGGTTACGTCAGAACAAAAAATTGCAACTAAGAAGTAAGAATGTTTTAATAGTGTAGATAAATATTTGGAGAATGATCTGTTTAATGATTTCATTTAATGTGTGACTATGATATAATCTATAGTAACAACATATATGGTTAAAACGTGACCTAATGGTGTTAGAATGCCTAGAAAtctaaatataaatatatgtagTAAATAGTTATGGAAGAAATTCTCAAACCTCACAATAGCATTTAAGCCCTTCTATAATATGAACTTTTCCTTCTCATGTGATTTTAACTCTttatttctaaaataattttttcttttttagtaaACAAGAAATATATTGATAAGGAGAATTAAGGGTTCTCAATCCTGTTTACAAAAGAACGGCACTAGACCGGAACACAAGAAGAAAGGCCTACACCAAATACTTATACCTTATATACTGTTTACCGTATTTTTACGGTGAACAGttttttgattaaaatatatattttttataaaaaaatatttatttttaaaatttattttataacacaaatataagatTATGGCATTAACCAACTTGACAATTGCATTAACAACAAAAAATATACgtcattaaatatttattttatttataacttaCTAACCACTTGCATTTTTTTATTAACCAATAAAGTACATATTATTAACCATGTTCTATGTTCTGACACTAAATCATAAATGTATTAACCAATTTCTACACTTCATTgaacaattttaatttattattattttttttatatttgagaaCTCATTAATCACGTTATGAACTGTATAAACAACTTAATACACAATATTAATCAAAGTTTGTTTACCACGTTAGATTTAATATTTCATATCAGAACACTCGATAaccaaattattaattatattaaccaATTTATAATACTCAATTAACTAACTTTACTTTATAActtaaaaatacattttatctTACAATATATATTAACCAAAATGTGAATTGTATTAAGCAAGTTCTCATATTTCAttcactaaaataattttaaaaaacataaaaaaatctattaaaaaaaaagcatTGTTCACGTATTTGTGAAGAGTGTATTAGGTGTAGGTAAATGGTGTAGGAATACTATTTCTCAATAATTAAATCACAAATATTAATTTCTATTTGTTATTTAATTCATATTTGCAATGACGTCTATATATTAGAGGATTTCTCAAAAATAGTAAACGGTTATTTATATCTATGATTATCAGACAAAGAAACAAATGTATGACATTAATTAATGCATATGAAAAAATAAGTCACCAAATCAATTCATAACATACAAAAATATTGCTTTATCATTAAAATTTACATTGATCACCCGTACAACATAACGGATTCATAAGTTTCAAACTTGTGGGATATccatgcgttcgcacgggtaccggtatgatacgcgcatttgtttttaaaatataataaaactgaa encodes:
- the LOC131624736 gene encoding pathogenesis-related protein 1-like yields the protein MCSFSPLYILALSFVIVHVAHAQDSPTDYVNAHNAVRSEVGVSDIVWDDTVTAFAQSYANQRKDCQLIHSGGGGRYGENIAMSTGDLSGTDAVKLWVDEKPNYDYNSNSCVGGECLHYTQVVWRNSVRLGCAKVSCDNGGTFITCNYDPPGNYVDERPY